The following is a genomic window from Candidatus Woesearchaeota archaeon.
AATTTTATCAGGTTCCATGATAAGGCTGAGAGAAAGATATTCACAAAAAAGAAGAAATGGCTCAGGATTTTTGTGCTGGCTGCAAGGTCTATAGCTTTTTTTATGATACTTGCTGCGTTAGCTTTGCCTTTTACAACAGAGGAAACGATAACACACGGAGAGCCGATAATAAGGATACTGTCTGACAATTCAAGGTCTATGGAGATATTTGACTCTGAACTGTTGGAAAAAGCAAGGGATAAGCTCGGAAAAGAATATTCCATAGAGCTGAGCCAGATAAGCTCGGGCACAAATTCCGAACTAGGCCAGGGCATATTAAGTAACATACAGGGCAATGACAACCTTTTTATCATCTCTGACGGGAACAATATAAAGGGAAAGAAGCTCCTGGATGTGGGCATGTATACCAGGGTTTCAAATACGAGGATTTTTGCACTTGATATTGAGCCTGAAAGAAATGACGCTTATGTTACTATGAAGGGGCCTTCAGAAGCTATAGCAGGGACGCCTTCAAGATTTACATTTACAGTAGAATATGTGGGAAGCCAGCCTGCTTTTACACTTCAGGTTTATATCGATGATAAGCTTGAGTTCTCGGGCCAGAATGTCTTCAGCAAGGATATTGTCAAGGTCCTGGGGGAGGGCTACCATAAGGTATCTGCCAAGATAATAATAGATGATTACTTTAGTGAGAACAATGTTTTCTATAAGAGCGTAAAGGCTGTGCCAAAGCCTAAAGTGGCATTTGTTTCAAAGAAGAAGAGCCCGCTTGAAGAGGGAATTAAATCCATATATGAGCTTAAAGCAATGGCTGAGCTGCCTCCCAGCCTTGATAAATACCATGCTGTTGTTTTAAATGACATTCCATATTCCTCCCTGAAGAACAGGATAGATGACATTACAGGTTATCTACTGGACGGCGGAGGAATTGTCTTTATCGGAGGAAGGAATTCGTTTGACAAGGGCAGTTATGAGGGCACTCTGCTGGAGTCTTTGCTGCCTGTGAAGATAGGCACAGGAAAAATAATCGATCCTTTTAAGCATAATATTGTGATCGTTCTGGATGTTTCGGAAAGCTTTAGTGATTTTTCGTACAAGAAAGGCGGCAGTAAGACAGCTCTTGACCTGGGAAAGGGAATAGCTGTAAAGATGATAGAACAATTTAGGGATGACATAAGTGTCGGCTTAGCTGCTTTTGCCGCCTATGGGCAAATACTTTCACAGCCTGTAGAGCTGGCTGGGAACCGTAAAATGCTTTCGGGAATAATTGAGAGACTTGGCAGCGGCCAGGGCACGTCTATAGACCAGGGACTTATAATGGCGGAGGCTGCCCTGGAAAAAGTTAAGGGAACAAAAAATGTAATATTAATATCAGACGGCAAGATGGGACATCAAGAGCTGCCCCATGCCCCTTTGAGGATAGCGGAGAGAATGGCCGGCAAGGGCATAAAGATATACACTGTCGGATTGCCCAGTGAGCTCTATGATGTTGATGTAAACCGCGTATTGATGACTAAACTTGCTCAGATAGGGAATGGCAATTATTTTGAGCCTAATGAATACCAATACCTGAATGTTTTCTTCGGCAAGCCCGAGGCAAAGGACAAGGTTTTTTTCGGAAACTCTAACCTGGCTGTGATGGACAGGAATCATTTTATAACCGAGGATTTAAGCATAAACTCGAGGATTACGGGGCTGAATTTTGTCATACCTAAAATGGGGACAAGAAACCTCGTATATACAGGAGACGGCAATCCTGTGCTGAACAGCGGCAGGTTTGGGCTGGGCAGAATAGTCACTCTGGCTACCGATGACGGCACTGAGTGGGCGGGCTCATTGCTGACTAAGGAGAACTCGCTGCTTTTAACAAGGATTATCAATTATGCAGTGGGCAACCCTGAAAAAGACAAGGAATTATACATCGATGCCGGCGACGGCTTCCTGGGGGAGGGAAATGAGATAATGGTGAGGTCTGACAAATACCCTGTGTCAAAGCAGCTTACTTTTGCGAAGCAGGAGGAGAACCTATATAAAGCTCTGTTTACTGCAGATGAAGCAGGCTATTACCAGTTTTTTGATGCTCTTGTGGCGATAAATCATCACAGGGAATACCACAAGCTAGGCCTTAATCCCGAGCTGCAGGATATGGCTGAGCTTTCGGGAGGAAAAATGCTGGATTTAGATGATGAGGAAATAATCGAGCAGATAAAGACTTTCAGCGAGAGAAAGGAAACAGCGAGGAAAG
Proteins encoded in this region:
- a CDS encoding VWA domain-containing protein, translated to MIGRYVGSFCYQSYCLERPYLLLVIVPVFLSLLFLIYKNFIRFHDKAERKIFTKKKKWLRIFVLAARSIAFFMILAALALPFTTEETITHGEPIIRILSDNSRSMEIFDSELLEKARDKLGKEYSIELSQISSGTNSELGQGILSNIQGNDNLFIISDGNNIKGKKLLDVGMYTRVSNTRIFALDIEPERNDAYVTMKGPSEAIAGTPSRFTFTVEYVGSQPAFTLQVYIDDKLEFSGQNVFSKDIVKVLGEGYHKVSAKIIIDDYFSENNVFYKSVKAVPKPKVAFVSKKKSPLEEGIKSIYELKAMAELPPSLDKYHAVVLNDIPYSSLKNRIDDITGYLLDGGGIVFIGGRNSFDKGSYEGTLLESLLPVKIGTGKIIDPFKHNIVIVLDVSESFSDFSYKKGGSKTALDLGKGIAVKMIEQFRDDISVGLAAFAAYGQILSQPVELAGNRKMLSGIIERLGSGQGTSIDQGLIMAEAALEKVKGTKNVILISDGKMGHQELPHAPLRIAERMAGKGIKIYTVGLPSELYDVDVNRVLMTKLAQIGNGNYFEPNEYQYLNVFFGKPEAKDKVFFGNSNLAVMDRNHFITEDLSINSRITGLNFVIPKMGTRNLVYTGDGNPVLNSGRFGLGRIVTLATDDGTEWAGSLLTKENSLLLTRIINYAVGNPEKDKELYIDAGDGFLGEGNEIMVRSDKYPVSKQLTFAKQEENLYKALFTADEAGYYQFFDALVAINHHREYHKLGLNPELQDMAELSGGKMLDLDDEEIIEQIKTFSERKETARKDLKLYPLGIALAAFIIELIIRKIYEHKGSFVEVSKR